The Cystobacter fuscus DSM 2262 genome window below encodes:
- a CDS encoding APC family permease, with product MTPSPPLARRTRAIGLGGLLALALNGVIGSAIFALPAQVAGLFGAAAPVSYFGVALVTLAIVLCFAELGSRFERDGGPYLYAREAFGPFIGFQTGWVFALSRLASVAAISHASAAYAGHLLPWLATPLGRGLYISLTLLALTGLNVLGVRQGALAVVLLAIGKLLPLGLFVAVGLCSAPAAQPSPAVLPSPSGAVDAALLLVFAFGGFETASIPTEEMVSPRRHLPVALVASLLLTTGVYASIQFVAQRAVPDIARSPAPLATAAEALLGAPGALLIGLGAVISTLGTTSGNLLVAPRLLHALASHGQLPAVLARLHPRFHTPHVAVALFAACAWALSLSSNFGALAAASSVGRLMVFGTSCAAVLALRRESASDARRVFTVPGGAAVPVLGTSLCLLLLAGCSRTQLLATATVVGTGALLHAVARAMAARSAARQVRTGPQ from the coding sequence ATGACGCCTTCTCCCCCTCTCGCGAGACGCACGCGCGCCATCGGCCTGGGCGGTCTGCTCGCGCTCGCGCTCAATGGAGTGATTGGCTCGGCCATCTTCGCCCTCCCCGCGCAGGTGGCGGGGCTGTTCGGCGCGGCGGCCCCGGTGTCCTACTTCGGGGTGGCGCTGGTGACGCTGGCCATCGTCCTGTGCTTCGCGGAATTGGGCAGCCGCTTCGAGCGCGACGGAGGCCCGTACCTCTATGCGCGCGAGGCGTTCGGCCCCTTCATCGGGTTCCAGACGGGCTGGGTCTTCGCGCTCAGCCGCCTGGCGTCGGTGGCGGCCATCTCCCATGCCAGCGCGGCCTACGCGGGCCACCTCCTCCCGTGGCTCGCCACTCCGTTGGGGCGGGGGCTGTACATCTCGCTCACCCTGCTCGCGCTCACGGGCCTCAACGTGCTTGGCGTCCGCCAGGGAGCGCTGGCCGTGGTGCTGCTGGCCATCGGCAAGCTGCTGCCGCTCGGCCTCTTCGTGGCGGTGGGATTGTGCTCCGCGCCGGCCGCGCAACCCAGCCCGGCGGTGCTGCCGTCCCCGAGCGGTGCGGTGGACGCCGCGCTGCTGCTCGTCTTCGCCTTCGGGGGCTTCGAGACGGCGAGCATTCCGACGGAGGAAATGGTGTCACCGCGCCGACACCTGCCGGTGGCGCTCGTCGCGTCCCTGCTGCTCACCACGGGGGTGTACGCGTCCATCCAGTTCGTCGCGCAGCGCGCGGTGCCGGACATCGCCCGCTCCCCGGCTCCCCTGGCCACGGCGGCCGAGGCGCTCCTCGGAGCCCCGGGTGCCCTCCTCATCGGACTGGGCGCGGTCATCTCCACGCTGGGCACCACCAGTGGGAATCTGCTCGTCGCCCCGAGGCTGTTGCACGCCCTGGCCTCCCATGGACAGCTCCCGGCGGTGCTCGCCCGGCTGCATCCGCGCTTCCACACCCCGCACGTGGCGGTGGCCCTCTTCGCGGCGTGTGCCTGGGCGCTGTCGCTCTCGTCCAACTTCGGGGCACTCGCGGCCGCGAGCTCGGTGGGCCGATTGATGGTCTTCGGAACGAGCTGCGCGGCGGTGTTGGCGCTGCGCCGCGAGTCGGCCTCGGATGCGCGGCGTGTCTTCACCGTGCCGGGTGGAGCGGCCGTGCCAGTGCTCGGGACATCCCTGTGCCTGCTGCTGCTCGCCGGGTGCTCTCGTACGCAGTTGCTCGCCACCGCCACGGTGGTGGGGACGGGCGCGTTGCTTCACGCGGTGGCCCGAGCCATGGCCGCGCGGAGCGCTGCCCGGCAGGTGCGGACCGGTCCCCAGTGA
- a CDS encoding redoxin domain-containing protein — MTLRPAPAWRTTAWLNTPQPLSLERLRGKVILLHAFQMLCPGCVARGIPQAQRVAEVFAGAPLVVVGLHTVFEHHEAMKLESLRAFLHEYRVKFPVGVDAPGEAGDPIPQTMSAYAMRGTPTTVLIDAQGRLRRQIFGVHDDLWLGAELQSLLLEAHPGPAFDVRRSKTQVLPSAACDDSGCAAPSDAAPD, encoded by the coding sequence ATGACGTTGCGCCCCGCTCCCGCGTGGCGGACGACCGCCTGGCTCAACACGCCTCAGCCGCTCTCCCTCGAGCGACTTCGCGGCAAGGTCATCCTCCTCCACGCATTCCAGATGCTCTGCCCTGGCTGCGTCGCCCGAGGCATTCCGCAGGCACAGCGCGTCGCTGAAGTCTTCGCGGGCGCGCCGCTCGTCGTGGTCGGGCTGCACACGGTCTTCGAGCACCACGAGGCCATGAAGCTCGAGTCCCTTCGGGCGTTCCTCCACGAATACCGGGTGAAGTTCCCGGTGGGCGTGGACGCACCGGGCGAAGCCGGAGATCCCATCCCGCAGACAATGAGCGCGTACGCCATGCGGGGAACGCCGACGACGGTGTTGATCGACGCGCAGGGACGTCTTCGCCGGCAGATCTTCGGTGTTCATGACGACCTGTGGCTAGGCGCCGAGCTGCAGTCCCTGCTGCTCGAGGCTCATCCGGGCCCGGCGTTCGATGTGCGGCGGTCTAAAACCCAGGTGCTTCCCTCCGCTGCCTGTGACGACAGCGGCTGTGCTGCGCCCTCGGATGCCGCGCCGGACTGA
- a CDS encoding protoglobin domain-containing protein has translation MSDIPGYTHGTPSVARSPVSLTDFEKMKASVLFGEEDVKYLRMSHDIVKGHVEAILDVWYGFVGSQPHLLASFSGKKDGKPLGDYLGLVRKRFGQWILDTSLAQYDQAWLDYQHEIGLRHHRVKKNKTDGAPSTDVVPFRDLFALIFPVTFTLRPFLARQGHSAEDVEKMSAAWLKSCLLQVTLWAHPYVKDGDF, from the coding sequence ATGAGCGACATCCCCGGCTATACCCATGGCACCCCGTCCGTTGCGCGTTCACCTGTGTCCCTCACCGACTTCGAGAAGATGAAGGCCAGCGTCCTGTTCGGCGAAGAGGACGTGAAGTACCTCCGCATGTCGCACGACATCGTGAAGGGGCACGTCGAGGCGATCCTCGACGTCTGGTACGGGTTTGTTGGGAGTCAGCCGCATCTGCTCGCCTCGTTCAGTGGAAAGAAGGACGGCAAGCCCCTGGGCGACTACCTTGGCCTCGTCCGCAAGCGCTTCGGCCAGTGGATTCTCGATACGTCGCTTGCCCAGTACGACCAGGCCTGGCTCGACTACCAGCACGAGATCGGCCTGCGCCACCATCGGGTGAAGAAGAACAAGACCGACGGAGCCCCCTCGACGGACGTCGTGCCCTTTCGGGACCTGTTCGCGCTCATCTTCCCGGTGACCTTTACCCTGCGCCCCTTCCTGGCCAGGCAGGGCCATTCCGCGGAGGACGTCGAGAAGATGTCCGCGGCGTGGCTCAAGTCCTGCCTGTTGCAGGTGACGCTCTGGGCCCACCCCTACGTCAAGGACGGGGACTTCTAA
- a CDS encoding TonB-dependent receptor, producing MGVILVVGLSFTAAALTDSELTGTVLATGTKQPLPDVVVTATSEALEGERVVVTDAQGQFRIPALPPGVYLLRFDKESFEPFWHTEIDLRPEQTVQVNAELSGGDAREIVLPYVGSPTLDVSSATTGQAVEWGSIHHLAVSPPSVSGASRSFGSLAGLVPGTQPEGGGFSIHGSSPWENGYVVDGLSTQDLEFGANASPLSVEFLQDFEVITGGYMPQYGRAMGGLLQARTRSGSNEFHGSLFSNWVPGFLEGLRTPVSDLNSIVSGRRALQHEGDVGATLGGPLVKDKLWFFAGVAPALSRYEYTRAFTKFGTNTPIPGSSRMYLLEDRRLQAMGKLTYLFNQDHQVTLSVITTPGRSGIEEVPGAPTGVEGPVASLRGPEDNNFTTTQLQYAGVFLNKRLRVDAWLGGSQQTTDIQPVSENATVDREVMERYQASAQATWLLQLAGTHVLRWGVDGEFDRVSSLPGGGEVIIRSDRATGFLQDSTLSPEERYTNNLLGGFVQDSWTLSNRVTVNAGVRYDTPEGALTFALRDQLSPRIGLVVEPLAQGGMKLFAHYAKYRGQLPLGLMEVAFPPGAGDLMPVDPSLLPPSSTELVAGAEYEVLSDTRLSAYYTHRRLDSAIEVLDIDSYASAFLGNPGLGLADHLPKAERTYDGVTLVLSRTFRDGWLAQASYTWSRLYGNYVGPVREDGTVFPSDLGFSYPLENQRGLLPYDRPHTLKLFGARVFHLTREVSASLGLSYLGRSGTPINYLGGHAMYGRDKVFILPRGSSGERTPWVHNIDSNVGVNYRLGGDTVVSFTLDVFNLFNFQRATRVDELYANEHVLPLETPVPDGGFVTPGMIKTVGGEPLTPDKVNRNFKRPLAYQAPRQVRLGLRYTF from the coding sequence ATGGGAGTCATCCTGGTCGTGGGCCTGTCGTTCACGGCCGCGGCTCTCACGGACTCCGAGCTCACGGGGACCGTGCTCGCCACCGGGACGAAGCAGCCGCTCCCGGACGTGGTCGTGACCGCGACCTCGGAAGCCCTGGAGGGCGAGCGGGTCGTGGTGACGGATGCCCAGGGCCAGTTCCGCATTCCCGCCCTGCCGCCGGGTGTCTACCTCCTTCGGTTCGACAAGGAGTCTTTCGAGCCGTTCTGGCACACGGAGATTGACCTGCGCCCGGAGCAGACCGTCCAGGTCAACGCGGAGTTGTCTGGCGGAGACGCCAGGGAGATCGTGCTCCCGTACGTCGGGTCGCCCACCCTCGATGTGTCCTCGGCCACCACGGGCCAGGCTGTCGAGTGGGGTTCTATCCATCACCTCGCGGTGAGCCCGCCGTCGGTGAGCGGCGCGTCGCGTTCCTTCGGGTCCCTCGCCGGGCTCGTCCCGGGCACGCAGCCCGAAGGGGGCGGCTTCTCCATCCATGGGTCCTCTCCCTGGGAGAACGGGTACGTGGTGGACGGCCTCTCCACCCAGGACCTGGAGTTCGGTGCCAACGCCAGCCCCCTGAGCGTCGAGTTCCTCCAGGACTTCGAGGTCATCACCGGCGGCTACATGCCTCAGTACGGCCGCGCCATGGGAGGCCTCCTCCAGGCGCGGACCCGGTCCGGCTCCAACGAGTTCCACGGCTCGCTCTTCAGCAACTGGGTGCCGGGTTTCCTGGAGGGGCTCCGCACGCCCGTCTCCGATCTGAACTCGATCGTCTCCGGGCGCAGGGCGCTCCAGCACGAGGGCGACGTCGGTGCCACCCTGGGCGGCCCGCTCGTGAAGGACAAGCTGTGGTTCTTCGCCGGTGTGGCTCCCGCGCTCTCCCGTTACGAGTACACGCGCGCCTTCACCAAGTTCGGCACGAACACACCGATTCCTGGCTCCTCGCGCATGTACCTCCTCGAGGATCGCCGCCTCCAGGCGATGGGCAAGCTCACGTATCTGTTCAATCAGGACCACCAGGTGACGCTGTCGGTCATCACCACGCCGGGCCGCTCAGGGATAGAGGAGGTGCCGGGCGCACCCACGGGGGTCGAGGGTCCCGTCGCGAGCTTGAGAGGGCCCGAAGACAACAACTTCACGACGACCCAACTCCAGTATGCCGGTGTGTTCCTGAACAAGCGGCTGCGGGTCGATGCCTGGTTGGGTGGGTCCCAGCAGACGACCGACATCCAGCCCGTTTCGGAGAACGCCACCGTCGACCGCGAGGTCATGGAGCGCTACCAGGCCAGCGCCCAGGCCACCTGGCTGCTGCAACTCGCTGGCACTCACGTGCTCAGGTGGGGCGTGGACGGGGAGTTCGACCGGGTCTCGTCGTTGCCGGGTGGAGGGGAGGTCATCATTCGGAGTGACAGGGCCACGGGTTTCCTCCAGGACAGCACGCTCTCTCCGGAAGAGCGCTACACCAACAACCTCCTCGGTGGCTTCGTGCAGGACAGTTGGACGCTGTCCAACCGCGTGACGGTGAACGCGGGCGTCCGCTACGACACGCCGGAGGGCGCGCTGACCTTCGCGCTCCGCGACCAGCTCTCACCGCGTATCGGCCTGGTCGTGGAGCCGCTGGCCCAGGGCGGGATGAAGCTCTTCGCCCACTACGCGAAGTACCGCGGCCAGTTGCCGCTCGGCCTGATGGAGGTGGCCTTCCCACCAGGCGCAGGGGATTTGATGCCGGTCGACCCCTCCCTCCTTCCGCCCTCGTCCACCGAGCTCGTCGCGGGCGCCGAGTACGAGGTGCTCTCCGACACCCGGCTGAGCGCCTACTACACCCACCGCCGTCTCGACTCGGCCATCGAGGTGCTGGACATCGACAGTTACGCTTCCGCCTTCCTGGGCAACCCGGGCCTGGGGCTCGCCGACCACCTGCCGAAGGCGGAGCGCACCTACGATGGGGTGACGCTGGTGCTCAGCCGCACCTTCCGCGATGGCTGGCTGGCCCAAGCCAGCTACACCTGGTCGCGCCTGTATGGCAATTATGTCGGCCCCGTCAGGGAGGACGGGACGGTCTTCCCGTCCGACCTCGGTTTCAGCTACCCGCTGGAGAACCAGAGAGGTCTTCTGCCGTATGACCGCCCGCACACTCTCAAGCTCTTCGGCGCCAGGGTGTTCCACCTCACCCGTGAAGTGTCCGCCAGCCTTGGCCTGTCCTATCTCGGCCGCTCGGGCACTCCCATCAACTACCTGGGCGGGCACGCGATGTACGGGCGGGACAAGGTCTTCATCCTGCCGCGCGGCTCATCCGGGGAGCGTACCCCGTGGGTTCACAACATCGACTCCAACGTGGGGGTGAACTACCGCCTCGGTGGGGACACGGTGGTGTCTTTCACCTTGGACGTGTTCAACCTCTTCAATTTCCAACGAGCGACGCGGGTGGATGAGCTCTACGCCAATGAGCACGTGTTGCCGCTCGAGACGCCGGTGCCGGACGGGGGGTTCGTCACTCCAGGCATGATCAAGACGGTTGGGGGCGAGCCGCTCACCCCGGACAAGGTCAACCGGAACTTCAAGCGGCCCTTGGCGTACCAGGCGCCCCGGCAGGTGCGCCTCGGTCTCCGCTACACCTTCTGA
- a CDS encoding amidohydrolase encodes MHGLKSFLGAVLLVTCAAGCARHAPEAKQASSSSTPTVYVARRVRTLDAARPLAEALSVRAGKVLAVGTRDEVLAAAGAGARVVDLGDVTVVPGLTDAHGHLSGLGASLAAVGLEGTASREEVLARVTAAPSSAWQGDWLMGRGWDQNDWPEKSFPGRAELDAKLPRTPVVLERVDGHALWVNGEALRRARIGKDTPDPAGGRILRGPDGEPTGVLVDNAMNLVLAVLPPPTDAQWEARLAAALARCAEVGLTGVHDAGMDLRTYRLLRRWDEEGRLPLRVYAMAEGQGADRETYLREGPFQGRMLTMRSVKLVLDGALGSRGAALHAPYSDEPGHRGLLLLTPEEYEARVKAFMSRGFQVATHAIGDRANTLVLETLLREAEATGTRHLRHRVEHAQVMRPEDIQRLGQNGFVASMQPTHATSDMPWAERRVGAERIQSAYAWRKLKESGAPLALGSDFPVERPDVLRGLYAARTRQDAEGQPVSGWFPEQRLSGEESLEGFTVGAAWAAFAENERGRLKPGMDADFVAFSVDPVEAPPADLLEGRVKLTVVAGTEVYRAP; translated from the coding sequence ATGCACGGTTTGAAGTCCTTTCTGGGCGCGGTCCTCCTCGTCACGTGCGCGGCCGGTTGTGCCCGGCATGCGCCGGAAGCGAAGCAGGCCTCCTCTTCTTCCACTCCCACCGTGTATGTCGCGCGGCGTGTACGGACGCTCGATGCGGCGCGGCCGCTCGCCGAGGCGCTTTCCGTGCGCGCGGGGAAGGTGCTCGCGGTGGGCACCCGGGACGAGGTGCTCGCCGCGGCGGGCGCGGGGGCGCGGGTGGTGGACCTGGGCGACGTGACGGTGGTGCCCGGCCTCACCGATGCGCACGGGCACCTGTCGGGCCTCGGCGCCAGCCTCGCCGCGGTGGGCCTGGAGGGCACGGCGTCGCGCGAGGAGGTGCTCGCTCGCGTGACGGCCGCCCCCTCCTCGGCGTGGCAGGGCGACTGGTTGATGGGCCGGGGGTGGGACCAGAACGACTGGCCGGAGAAGAGCTTCCCCGGGCGGGCGGAGCTGGACGCGAAGCTGCCGCGGACGCCCGTGGTGCTCGAGCGCGTGGACGGCCATGCGCTGTGGGTGAATGGCGAGGCGCTGCGGCGCGCGAGGATTGGCAAGGACACGCCGGACCCGGCGGGAGGCCGCATCCTGCGAGGGCCGGACGGTGAGCCCACGGGCGTGCTCGTGGACAACGCGATGAACCTGGTGCTCGCGGTGTTGCCGCCGCCCACGGACGCGCAGTGGGAGGCGCGGCTGGCCGCGGCGCTCGCGCGCTGCGCGGAGGTGGGGCTGACGGGGGTGCACGACGCGGGCATGGACCTGCGGACCTACCGGTTGCTGCGGCGCTGGGACGAGGAGGGCAGGCTGCCGTTGCGCGTCTATGCGATGGCGGAGGGCCAGGGCGCGGACCGCGAGACGTACCTGCGCGAGGGCCCCTTCCAGGGCCGGATGCTGACGATGCGCTCGGTGAAGCTGGTGCTGGACGGGGCACTGGGGAGCCGGGGCGCCGCGCTGCACGCGCCGTACAGCGACGAGCCGGGCCACCGCGGGCTGCTGCTGCTGACGCCCGAGGAATACGAGGCGCGGGTGAAGGCCTTCATGTCGCGTGGCTTCCAGGTGGCCACGCACGCGATTGGGGACCGGGCGAACACGCTGGTGTTGGAGACGCTGCTGCGCGAGGCCGAGGCCACGGGGACGCGCCACCTGCGGCACCGGGTGGAGCATGCGCAGGTGATGAGGCCGGAGGACATTCAGCGGCTGGGCCAGAACGGCTTCGTGGCGAGCATGCAGCCCACGCACGCGACGAGCGACATGCCGTGGGCGGAGCGGCGTGTGGGCGCCGAGCGCATCCAGAGCGCGTACGCCTGGCGGAAGCTGAAGGAGTCGGGGGCGCCGCTGGCGCTCGGCAGCGACTTCCCGGTGGAGCGCCCGGACGTGCTGCGGGGGCTGTACGCGGCGCGCACGCGGCAGGACGCCGAGGGCCAGCCCGTGAGCGGATGGTTTCCCGAGCAGCGGCTGAGCGGCGAGGAGTCGCTGGAGGGCTTCACGGTGGGAGCGGCCTGGGCGGCGTTCGCGGAGAACGAGCGGGGGCGGCTGAAGCCGGGGATGGACGCGGACTTCGTGGCGTTCTCGGTGGACCCGGTGGAGGCGCCGCCGGCGGACCTGCTCGAGGGGCGGGTGAAGCTCACGGTGGTGGCCGGCACCGAGGTCTACCGGGCCCCGTAG